ATGGACACCTTTCGGACGGTGCCCGCCGAGGTCGAACTCCGGCGGACGAGAACTGGCTGCGCGGTAACGTAGCACAGCGAACTGTGAGTTACCGCACACTCTAACTCCGAAAGGTAACTCCGGGGTACAGGTGGTGGATCCTGAGGTCCGCGCCCCCCATCGACGCCCGCCTAGGCTGGAGCCATGGGCATCGGAAACACGGGACGTCGGGTCAATGCCGCGGTGGGCTCCATGGCCGGACGGGTGGACGGCCACACCCTGGAGGTCGCGAACCATGCCGCCCGGGTCCTGACGCTCGCGGTCCGCGTGCTGCGCTGGCCGACGCTGGTCGTCCTCGTGCTGGCGTGGCCGTTCATCGCCGGGCTGGCCGTCATCTCCGTGGCCGCCGACGACACGTGGCTGAAGGTGGTCGCCGGCGTGCTGGCCGTCCTGGGTGGCGCGATCTCGGCGGCATTCGGCTTCCGGCGCAACCGGATCCTCACGGCCGTGCAGGACGAGGAGGAGTTCGCGACCGAGCTGGGCATCGCCGTGGCCCTGAGCGACGACGTCGGAGAGGCGCGGCTGGCGCTGGGCCAGCTGGCCGGCACCGGTGGCGGCGCCCGGGTGTTCTCGCGGCTCAAGGGGCTCTGGCGCGGGCTGGGCGTCGGTCCGGGCGTCCTGCAGGGAGCGAACGACCTGCCCCGCGCACGCTGGTTCTTCCCGCCGAAGATCGGCACCACGATCACGCTGTTCTTCCTGGCGCTGTGGGTCGTCCCCGTCTCGTTCGTGAGCTGCCTGCTGCTGGCGATCGCCCTCGCCGCCCGCTAGTCAGGGCGTGCGGCGACGCAGCGTCAGTGACGCGAGCGCCACGGACCCGATCGCGAAGGCGATGAGGACCAGCAGGTCCGTGACGCGCTCGCCGGAGGTCTCGCCGGCGGCCAGCGAGGTGAAGGCGTCGGTCGCGTAGGTCAGCGGCATGACGACCGAGAGCCACCGCAGCACGTCGGGCATCTGGTCGACCGGCACGAGCAGCCCGCACACGAGGATCTGCGGGATGATCGCCAGCGGCATGAACTGGACCGCCTGGAACTCCGTGCGGGCGAATGCCGACGCGAGCAGGCCGAGCGCGGTGCCGACCACCGATCCGAGGATCGCGAAGACCAGGCCCTCCCAGGGCCGATCGAGCCCCAGATCCAGCGCCCACTGCCCGACGGCGAGGCTGATCGCCGACTGCACCAGGGCGACCAGGCTGAACGCCAGCGCGTAGCCGCCGATCAGCCCGCCGCGAGGCAGCGGCGTCGTCAGCAACCGCTCGAGCGTGCCGGACGTGCGCTCGCGCACCATCGTGACGCTCGTGATGAGGAACATCAGGATGAACGGGAAGAGTGCCAGCATCTGGGGACCGACCCGCGCGAACACCTCCGGCTGGTGGTCGAAGACGTACCGGAACAACAGCAGCAGGATCGTGGGCAGGAGCAGCAGCATCACGACGCTGCGGGGGTCGTGGCGCAGCTGCCACACCACGCGGAGAGCCGTGGCGAGGGCGCCGCTCACGGCTCGTCCGACGTCGCCAGGGCCAGGAAGGCCGACTCGATGTCCGTCGTCCCGGTCGCCGCTCGCAGGCCGTCGGGAGTGTCGTGGGCGATGATCCGGCCCTGCCGCATCAGCAGGACCTCGTCGCAGCGATCGGCCTCGTCCATCACGTGGCTGGAGACCAGCAGCGTGGCCCCGGCCTGCGCGAGCTCGGCGAACATCCGCCACAGGTCGCGGCGCAGCACGGGGTCGAGCCCGACCGTCGGCTCGTCGAGCAGGTACACGTCCGGCGACGGCAGCAGTGCCGCCGCCAGCGACACCCGGGCCCGCTGGCCGCCCGAGAGGTCGCGGGTCAGCTGGTGGCGGCGGTCGGCCAGGTCGACCGACTCGAGGACCTCATCGATGCGATCGGCGCCCACGTCGTGGATCGCGGCGAAGTAGGCCAGGTTCTGGGTCACGGTGAGGTCGTCGTACACCGAGCTGGCCTGGGTCACGTAGCCCACGCGACGCCGGTTGAGCGGCGACCCGCCGGCCCCGCCCAGCACGTCCACGGTGCCCGACCGCACGACCTGGACGCCCGCCAGTGAGCGGATGAGCGTGGACTTGCCGCAGCCGCTCGGCCCGAGCAGTCCGGTGATCCGACCGGCGGGAATCGTCAGATCCAAGCCGTCGAGCACCGTCCGGCCGCCACGCTGGACGACGAGTTCCCGGACCTCGACGGCGGCGTCGGTCATGGGTCGACCATCGCACCCCGGTCGCGGACCCGCAAGAGCCGGACGACGCCCCTCGGGACCGGTTCGGACGCCCCTCGGGACCGGTTCGGCGGGCCACTAGGCTGGGCGCGTGTCGCGCGACGTCGAACTCACCGTGGTCGAGGGCGGCAATGCTCTCTCGCCCTTCCGAGCCCGTGCCCTGCTGTCCCGTCTGCAGGAGGTGGCCCCCGGGCTGACCGGCGTCCGCGCCCGTCACGTCCACTGGATCGCCAGTGAGAGGCCGTTGGACGCGGCCGTCGTCGAGACCCTCTCGCGGCTGCTCGACTACGGCGACCCGGCCGAGGGCGGACCCGACGGCACCCTCGTCGTCGTGGGACCGCGTCTGGGCACGATCTCGCCGTGGTCCAGCAAGGCCACCGACATCGTGCACAACTGCGGCATCGACGTGCGCCGCGTCGAGCGGGTCACCGAGTACACCCTGACCGGCGCCGAGCCGACCGCCGAGCAGCTACGCGCCTGCGCGGACGTGCTGCACGACCGGATGACCGAGACCGCGCTGACCTCCCGCGAGGCGGCGGCGGATCTCTTCGACGAGCGCGAGGCCGAGCCGATGCAGCGCATCGACGTGCTCGGCGGCGGCCGCGCGGCGCTCGAGCAGGCGAACACCGAGTTCGGTCTGGCCCTGTCCGACGACGAGATCGACTACCTCGTCGAGTCCTTCGGCGACCTGCGCCGCAACCCCACCGACGTCGAGCTGATGATGTTCGCCCAGGCGAACTCCGAGCACTGCCGCCACAAGATCTTCAACGCGGACTTCGTCGTCGACGGCGAGCCCCAGGATCGCTCGCTGTTCGCGATGATCCGGCACACCGAGCAGGTGGCGGGCCACGGCACCGTCGTCGCCTACAAGGACAACGCCTCGATCATGCAGGGCGGCCCGGCCACGCGTTGGCTGCCCGAGTCCGCCGACCGGCCCAGCCGCTACACGGCGCGCGAGGACGAGGTCCACGTCCTGATGAAGGTCGAGACCCACAACCACCCGACCGCCATCTCGCCGTACCCCGGTGCCGCGACGGGCGCCGGCGGCGAGATCCGCGACGAGGGGGCGACGGGCCGCGGGTCGCAGCCCAAGGCGGGACTGACCGGCTTCGTCGTCTCCAACCTGCACCTGCCCGGCACGGACGAGCCGTGGGAGACCGAGCAGTACGGCCGGCCCGAGCACATCGCCAGCCCGCTCGACATCATGACCGAGGGCCCGATCGGCGCCGCCGCGTTCAACAACGAGTTCGGCCGGCCCGGACTGGGCGGCTTCTTCCGGGTCTATGAGCAGACCGTCGACGGTGTCCGCCGCGGCTATCACAAGCCGATCATGAGCGCGGGCGGTCTCGGGTCGATCAGCGCCGAGATGACCGAGAAGATCGCGTTCCCGAGCGGCACGCTGCTCGTGCAGCTGGGCGGTCCGGGCATGCGCATCGGCATGGGCGGCAGCGCGGCCTCGTCGAAGGCCGCCGGCGCCAATGCCGCCGAGCTGGACTTCGACTCGGTCCAGCGCGGCAACCCCGAGATCGAGCGCCGGGCGCAGGAGGTCATCAACCACTGCTGGTCCCTGGGTGAGGACAACCCCATCCTGTCGATCCACGACGTGGGCGCCGGTGGACTCTCGAACGCGTTCCCCGAGCTGGTCGACGACGCGGGCGTCGGCGCGACTTTCGACCTGGCGTCGGTGCCCGTCCTCGAGACCGGTCTGGCCCCGAAGGAGATCTGGTGCAACGAGAGCCAGGAGCGTTACGTCCTGGCGATCGCGCCCGAGTCCCTCGAGCGGTTCGCGGCCCTGGCCGAGCGTGAGCGCTGCCCCTTCGCGGTGGTCGGCGTGGCCCGCGACGACGCCCAGCTCGTGGTGACCGCCGCCGATCCGGCCGACGAGTCGCCCGTCGACATGCCGCTGGAGGTGCTGCTGGGCAAGCCGCCGAAGATGACGCGCGACGCCACCCGCGTCGAGCGCTCCACGGCGGAGCTCGATCTCGCGGGCATCGACGTGCGCGAGGCCGCCCACGCGGTCCTGCGGCACCCGTCGGTCGCCTCCAAGCGCTTCCTGGTCACGATCGCCGACCGCACGGTCGGCGGGTTGACCCACCGTGACCAGATGGTCGGTCCGTGGCAGGTGCCGGTCGCGGACGTGGCCGTGACGCTCGCCGACCACGTGGGCTTCAGCGGCGAGGCCATGGCCAGCGGCGAGCGCACCCCGCTGGCCGCGGTCGACGCGCCCGCCTCGGGCCGGATGGCCGTGGGCGAGGCGATCACGAACCTGCTCGCCGCCCCCATCGACCTGCCGGGCGTCAAGCTGTCGTGCAACTGGATGGCCGCCTGCGGCGAGGACGGCGAGGACGCCGCCCTCTACGACACGGTCCACGCCGTCGCGATGGAGCTGTGCCCCGCGCTGGGCATCTCGGTGCCGGTCGGCAAGGACTCCCTGTCGATGCGGACCCGCTGGACCGACGAGTCCGGCGAGGACAAGCAGGTCACGGCGCCCGTCTCGCTCGTCGTCACCGCGTTCGCCGCGCTGCCCGACGTACGTGGCACGGCCACACCCGAGCTGCCCGCCGACGCGGCGCTGCTGCTGGTCGACCTGGGCGCCGGCCGCAACCGGTTGGGCGGGTCGATGCTGGCGCAGGTGCGCGGCGAGTTCGGAGGCCGGGTGCCCGACCTGGACGATCCCGCCCGCCTCGTGTCCCTCGTCGACGGCGTCAACGCGCTGCGTGAGGCCGGCCTGCTGCAGGCGTACCACGACCGCTCCGACGGAGGCCTGTGGGCAGCCGTGTGCGAGATGGCGTTCGCCGGCGGCGTGGGTGTCGACCTCGACGTCGACGACCTGGCCGCACTGTTCAGCGAGGAACTCGGCGCGGTCCTGGCCGTTCCGGCGGTCCGTGTGGACGAGGCGACGGAACTGCTCGCCCGGCACGGCCTCGGTGAGCTGACGCGGCGCGTCGGCACGTCGACGACCGACCGGCTCGTCCGCGTCCCGGGCCTGGGGCTCGAGGAGTCGCTGACCGAGCTGGCGCAGACGTGGGACGAGGTCTCGTGGCGCATCTCCCGGCTGCGCGACAACCCCGAGTGCGCCGACGCCGAGCACGCCTCGATCGGCGCGCCCGAGCCGCTGCTGACCCTCGAGACGACCTTCGACCCGACGGACGACGTGTCGGCCCCGTACCTCGTGGGCCGCGCGCGCCCCCGGGTGGCGATCCTGCGTGAGCAGGGTGTCAACTCCCACGTCGAGACGGCGTACGGCTTCGCCCGCGCCGGCTTCGACACGTACGACGTGCACATGACCGACCTGCAGTCCGGCCGGTTCGACCTGTCCGACGTGGTCGGCCTGGCCGCCTGCGGCGGGTTCTCCTACGGCGACACCCTGGGCGCCGGTGAGGGCTGGGCCCGGTCCGTGTTGTTCAACCCGGCCCTGACCGAGGCGTTCGCCGGCTTCTTCTCCCGGCCCGACACCTTCGGCATCGGCATCTGCAACGGGTGCCAGATGTTCGCGGCGCTCGCCGACCTGATCCCCGGCGCCGAGGCGTGGCCGCGGTTCACGCGCAACGTCTCGGAGCAGTACGAGGCGCGGCTTGCGCTGGTCGAGGTCCTGGACTCGCCGTCGATCTTCTTCTCCGGCATGGCCGGGTCGAAGGTGCCGATCGCGGTCGCGCACGGCGAGGGGTTCGCGAACTTCTCGGTGCGCGGCGACGCCGAGACGGTGCACCGCGCGGCGCGGTTCGTCGACGTGCAGGGGCGGGTCGCCACCGCGTACCCCGCCAACCCGAACGGGTCGCCCGACGGACTCACCGCCGTGACGACCCCCGACGGTCGGTTCACGGCGATCATGCCGCACGCCGAGCGGGTGCAGCGCAACGTGCAGATGTCCTGGACGGCCGGGGACCTCTCCGCGGAGAGTCCGTGGCTGCGGATGTTCCGCAACGCCCGGGTGTGGGTCGACTGAGGTCCGCAGCGGCCAGCGCGCATAGTTCCATCGGGCGGTTTTGCTCGCGCGGCTTCGGCTCCCCTTCACATCCGCGTACTCTCGGAATGTGGCCCTGTACCCCCCCGGCGAACGCATGAGCGAGCCGCTCGACGACCGGCTGCGCGATGATGCTGCGCTGGCCGAGATCGAGTTGACCTCTCGTCTCATGATCGCCGCGTCGGGTGCCGCGGCCCCGCTCAGCCAAGCGGAGATCGACGTCCTCCTGGGCGTCGATCCGCGCCCCTGACCGCCTCGGTTGACGGCGTGTTCTGCTGAGCGCCTACGATGAGAGAGTCTGCCCGCCCCCTTCCGAGGAGCCCACGCGTGCGTTTTCGCATTCGACCGGTCGAGTCCACGTTCTACGACCTGTTCACCGAGTCGGCCAACCATCTGGTGGCGGGTGCCGCCATCGTTGCGCGGATCCTCGACCCCGAGACCGACAAGACCGCCCTCGCCGCTCAGATGAACGACGCCGAGCACGCGGCCGACGACACCACCCACGCGATCATCAAGCTGGTGAACAGCACGTTCATCACCCCGTTCGACCGTGAGGACATCTACGCCCTGGCCAGTGGTCTCGACGACGTCATGGACTACATGGAGGAGGTCGTCGACAGCACGGCCCTCTATGGCGTGACCGAGTTCCCCGAGGCCATGGCTGCCCAGATCCAGGTGCTCCAGACCGCCGCCAACGTCACCGCCGAGGCCATGCCCCGACTGCGGACGATGAAGGATCTCGAGGAGTTCTGGATCGAGATCAACCGCCTCGAGAACGAGGGCGACCGCAACCACCGCCGCATGCTCGCCGACCTGTTCGACGGCAACTACAAGGCGATGCAGGTGCTCAAGCTCAAGGACATCGTGGAAGCGGTCGAGCACGCGATCGACGCGCTCGAATCTGTGGCCAACACGGTGGAGCAGATCGCGGTCAAGGAGTCCTGAGTGGACCTCGTCACCGTCATGGTGATCACGGTCGTCGTGATCGCCCTCGTGTTCGACTACACGAACGGTTTCCACGACGCCGCCAACGCGATCGCCACCTCGGTGTCGACGCGCGCCCTCACGCCCCGCGTGGCACTGGCGATGGCGGCCGTCCTGAACTTCGTCGGTGCCTGGCTGGGTGTCGAGGTCGCCAAGACGATCCAAGGCATCATCGACATCGATGGGCTCAACAGCGTCACCGATGCCGACCGGGCCCATGCGCTGACGATCGTCCTGGCGGCACTCGTCGGCGCGATCACCTGGAACCTCATCACGTGGTACTTCGGCATCCCCTCGTCGTCCTCGCACGCCCTGATCGGCGGCATCGTCGGTGCCGGTCTGGCGTCCTCGACCGTCGTGCACTGGGACACGATCATCGACAAGGTCGCGATCCCGATGGTGCTGAGTCCGGCGTTGGGCTTCATGCTGGCCTTCGGCCTGATGACCGCCCTGATGTGGATCTTCCGCCGTGCCATGCCGTCACGCATCAACCGCGGATTCCGGCACGCGCAGACGGTCTCGGCCGCGGGCATGGCGCTGGGCCACGGCCTGCAGGACGCCCAGAAGACGATGGGCATCATCGTGCTCGCTCTCGTGGCCGGTGGCTTCCACACCGGGGACGACGTGCCCCTGTGGGTCATCGTCGCCGCGGCCAGCGCGATCGCCGCGGGCACGTACTCCGGCGGTTGGCGCATCATGCGCACGCTCGGCCGGCGCATCATCGAGCTCGATCCGCCGAAGGGCTTCGCTGCCGAGGCCACGGCCGCCAGCGTCCTCTACGTCATGGCGATCGGCCTGCACGCTCCGGTCTCGACGACGCACACGATCACCTCGGCGATCATGGGTGCGGGCGCCACCAAGCGCTTCAGCGCCGTCCGGTGGGGCGTGGCCAAGGGCATCGTCGTCGCCTGGGTGGTCACCATGCCCGCCGCCGCCCTGGTCGCTGCCGTGTTCTACTTCGTCGCCCGTCCGTTCCTGCCTTGATGGGCCGAGCGCGCTCGCTTCGCTTCGCGCTCACTCCCGGCTCCGCAGGCCCGGCCCCCTCGTCGCTGCGCTCCTCGCCATGGCGAGGAGCGCACGGCTGACGGATCAGCCGAAGCGGCCCTGGATGTAGGCCTCGGTCGCGGGGTCGTCGGGGTTGGCGAACATCTTCTCCGTCGGCCCCAGCTCGACCAGCCGGCCCGGCTGGCCCACGCCGGCCAGGTTGAAGAACGCCGTCTGGTCCGAGACCCGCGCCGCCTGCTGCATGTTGTGGGTGACGATCACGATCGTGTAGTCGGTCTTGAGCTCGTGGATCAGGTCCTCGATCACGCTGGTCGAGATCGGGTCCAGCGCCGAGCAGGGCTCGTCCATCAACAGGACCTCGGGCTCGACCGCGATGGCGCGCGCGATGCACAGCCGCTGCTGCTGTCCGCCCGAGAGCCCCGAGCCCGGGCGGTCCAGCCGGTCCTTCACCTCGGCCCACAGGCCCGCGCTGCGCAGCGACTGCTCGACGATGTCGTCGGCCTCGGACTTCTTCATCCGCTTGCTGTTCAGTCGCTGTCCCGCCAGCACGTTCTCCGAGATCGACATCGTGGGGAACGGGTTGGGCCGCTGGAACACCATGCCGATCTTGCGGCGGACGTTCACCGGGTCCATCTCGGGCGCGTAGAGGTCCTCGCCGTCGACCAGGACCTTGCCCTCGACGTGGGCGCCCCGGATGACCTCGTGCATGCGGTTGAGCGAGCGCAGGAAGGTCGACTTGCCGCAACCGGACGGGCCGATGAACGCCGTGACGGCGCGGGCGGGGATGGTGATGTTGACGTCCTGCACGGCGAGGAAGTCCGAGTAGTAGATGTTCAGGTCGGTGACGTCGATGCTCTTGGCCATGGTGGGGTCCTTCCGGGAGGTCAGCGCTCGCCCTGCGGCGAGAAGAAGTGGGAGACGAGGCGCGCGACGAGGTTGAGCGCCATGACGATCAGCAGCAGCACGAGCGCCGCGCCCCAGGCGCGTTCGATGCTCGGCTCGGCCGGGACGCCGGGGTTCATCAGCGCCGAGTAGGTGAAGACCGGCAGTGTCTGCATGCGGCCGTCGAAGAGGTTGAAGTTCACCGAGTCGGTCATGCCGGCGATGATCAGCAGCGGCGCGGTCTCGCCGATGACCCGGGCGATCGCCAGCGTGATGCCGGTGACGATGCCGGCCAGGGCGGTCGGCAGGACCACCTTCACGACGGTGCGCCACTTGGGCACGCCCAGGGCGTAGGAGGCCTCGCGCAGCTCGTTCGGGACCAGCTTGAGCATCTCCTCGCACGAGCGGACGACCACGGGGATCATCAGCACGGACAGCGCCACCGAGCCGCCGATGCCCAGCCGCACGCCCTCGCCGAAGAAGAGCACGAACAGCGAGTAAGCGAACAGGCCCGCGACGATCGACGGGATGCCCGTCATGACGTCGACCAGGAACCGGATCGCCGACGCGAGCCGGCTGTCGTTGCCGTACTCGATCAGGTAGATCGCGGTGAAGAGCCCGATCGGCACCGAGATCACGGCGGCAGCGCCGGTGATCAGCAGCGTGCCGATGATCCCGTGGTAGATCCCGCCGCCCTCGCCGACGACATTGCGCATCGAGTAGCTGAAGAACTCCGCCGAGAGCGCGCTGGTGCCCTTGCCGACCACCGTGATCAGGATGCTCACCAGCGGGATGAGGGCCAGCACGAAGGCGCTCGCGACCAGGTGCGTGACCAGGCGGTCGGTGGCCTTGCGGCGTCCCTCCACGACCGTCGACCACACGGGCACGATCGCGGCGACGCACCAGGCCAGCAGGATGCCGCGGACGGCCCCCAACGGGGTGAGGAAGCCCGCCAGTGCCGTGACGGCGGCGAGCGTCCACAGGACGGGCGGTCCCCACGTGGGCAGGCGGCGGCCGCGCAGGTCGGCACCGAGGCCGGTGGTGGCGGGGCGGGTCAGGGTCGTCGTCATCAGTTGGCTCCGGAGAAGTCCTTGCGGCGGTTCACGATGGCCCGCGCCGCGAAGTTGACGGCGAACGTGATCACGAACAGCACCAGGCCGGTCGCGATCAGGCCGTTGACGGTGAGGCCGCTGGCCTCCTTGAAGCTGTGCGCGATGTTGGCCGCGATCGTGGACGGGTTCGTCGAGCTGATCAGGTTGAGGGTGACGACGCCCGAGGCCGACAGGACCATGGCGACCGCCATCGTCTCGCCGAGGGCGCGGCCCAGGGCCAGCATGGCGGCCGAGACGATGCCGGACCGGGCGTACGGCAGGACCGCCATCGTGGTCATCTCCCAGCGCGTGGCGCCCAGGGCGAGCGCCGCCTCCTCGTGCAGACGGGGCGTCTGCAGGAAGATCTCGCGGCAGATCGCGGTCATGATCGGCAGCACCATGATCGCCAGCACGAGCGCGGCCGTCAGGATCGTGCGGCCCGTGGCGGACGCCGGGCCGGCGAACAGCGGGATGAACCCGAGGTGCTCCTCCAGCCACGCGTAGACCGGTTGCATCGCCCCGGCCAGCGTCACCATGCCCCAGGCGCCGTAGACGACGCTGGGCACGGCCGCGAGCAGGTCGATCACGTAGCCGATCGGCGCGGCGAGGCGGCGCGGTGCGTAGTGGCTGATGAACAGCGCGACGCCGATGGCGACGGGCGTCGCCATCAGCAGTGCCAGCGCGGCGGCCCAGAGCGTGCCGAAGACCAGGGGACCGACGTAGGGCAGGAACGATGTGCCGTACTTGACCTCGTCCGGCGACGCCGTGATGCCCGGCAGGCCACGGATGGCCAGGAAGATCGCAACCCCGGCCAGGGTGGCCAGGATCAGCAGGGCGGCGCCGCGGGACAGGCCGGCGAAGACCCGGTCGCCCGGACGCTGCGGCGGCGTGGTGCGCGGTCGTGGTTCGGTCGTGCTGCTCACGTGGAGCCCTTCCTTGCTCGGATGGTGGGCTGGAGCCCATGACCCGGCCGAGAGCGTGTGCCCTCGGCCGGATCGAAGGCGTCAGCCGATCGTGTCGACGGCGGTCTTGACCTTGGCGGCGAAGCTCTCCGACAGGGGAGCCGAGCCGGCGGCCTTCTCGCTGGCCTGCTGGCCCTCGGGCGACGCGACGTAGGTCAGCCAGGACTTCACCAGCTCGGCCTCCTTCGCGTCCTCGTACGTCTGGCAGGCGATCTGGTACGAGACCAGGACGACGGGGTAGACCCCGGCGGCGTCGGTCGTACGGTCGATCTTCAGCGCGATGTCGGTCTCGGCGCGGCCCGGCTCGGCCTCCGCCGTGTCGAGCACCTTGGCGGCCGCCTCCTCGGTGGGACCGACGTACTCATCGCCGACCTTCACCTGCGCCGTGCCGAGGTCGCCGGCCTGGCTGGCGTCCGCGTAGCCGATGGTGCCCTGGCCGGCCTTGACCGCCGAGACCACGCCCGACGTGCCGTCGGCGGCCTCGCCGCCCTTGAGCGGCCAGGTCTCGACGACGCCGCCGCTCCAGGAGCCACCCGACGCCTCGGTCAGGTAGTCGGTGAAGTTCTTGGTGGTGCCCGAGTCGTCCGCGCGGTGCACCGTGGTGATCTTGGTGTCGGGCAGGTCGGCGTCCGGGTTCAGCTCGGCGATCGCCGGGTCGTCCCACTGCTTGATCTTGCCCTCGAAGATCGCGCCGAGCGTCGCCGCGTCGAGCCGCAGGTCCTTGACGCCGTCGAGGTTGTAGATGACGGCGATGGGGCTGACGTAGACCGGGACGGACACGACGTCGGAGCCGCAGCGCTCCTTCGCGGCCGCGAGCTCCTCGCCCTCCAGGTAGGCGTCGGAGCCCGCGAAGGACAGGCCGCCGGCGATGAACTGCTCACGGCCGCCGCCGGAGCCGACCGGGTCGTAGTTGACGGTGACGTCCGGGTTCGCGGTCTGGAAGCCCTGCCTCCACGCGCCGACCGCGGACTCCTGCGAGCTGGCGCCCCCGCCGTTGAGCGTTCCGCTGAGCGAGCTGGCGGACGCGCCGTCCGCCGAGGCGGACTCGTTGCCGGCCCCACAGGCGGCCAGGCCGAACAACAACGTGGAGCTGGCTGCCGTGGCGGCCAGGGTGCGCATGGACTTGCGGTTCACGGGTGTTCCCTCTCTGCGAACAAGTGACTCGGGGCGGAATGCCTCGGTCACCGTCACCGTAGGAATCGCAGGTGTATCGGTGCTGCGACGAGGGTGAACGGAAGGTGAACCGTCGGGGAATCTCCGGCGGCGGTGTCGGCGGTCAGATCAGCTCGGAGGCCAGGACCTTGCCCTTGCGGTGGTGGACGACCAGTCCACGCCCGGCCGGCAGCACCGGTCCGCTGATG
Above is a window of Aeromicrobium senzhongii DNA encoding:
- the pstC gene encoding phosphate ABC transporter permease subunit PstC, with the translated sequence MSSTTEPRPRTTPPQRPGDRVFAGLSRGAALLILATLAGVAIFLAIRGLPGITASPDEVKYGTSFLPYVGPLVFGTLWAAALALLMATPVAIGVALFISHYAPRRLAAPIGYVIDLLAAVPSVVYGAWGMVTLAGAMQPVYAWLEEHLGFIPLFAGPASATGRTILTAALVLAIMVLPIMTAICREIFLQTPRLHEEAALALGATRWEMTTMAVLPYARSGIVSAAMLALGRALGETMAVAMVLSASGVVTLNLISSTNPSTIAANIAHSFKEASGLTVNGLIATGLVLFVITFAVNFAARAIVNRRKDFSGAN
- the pstS gene encoding phosphate ABC transporter substrate-binding protein PstS yields the protein MNRKSMRTLAATAASSTLLFGLAACGAGNESASADGASASSLSGTLNGGGASSQESAVGAWRQGFQTANPDVTVNYDPVGSGGGREQFIAGGLSFAGSDAYLEGEELAAAKERCGSDVVSVPVYVSPIAVIYNLDGVKDLRLDAATLGAIFEGKIKQWDDPAIAELNPDADLPDTKITTVHRADDSGTTKNFTDYLTEASGGSWSGGVVETWPLKGGEAADGTSGVVSAVKAGQGTIGYADASQAGDLGTAQVKVGDEYVGPTEEAAAKVLDTAEAEPGRAETDIALKIDRTTDAAGVYPVVLVSYQIACQTYEDAKEAELVKSWLTYVASPEGQQASEKAAGSAPLSESFAAKVKTAVDTIG